In Nostocoides sp. HKS02, the DNA window CACCGCAACCCAGGTCGCCTCGCCGGTGAGCCACAGGCTCACCTCCACTCCGGCGGCGAGCGCGGTCGCCGCCACGGAGAGCGCCTGGTTGAGGCGCTCGGGGGCCTCGACACCACAGGTGACCTTGACGACGAGACGAGCGCGCTGATCGGGCATGGGCACAGGCTACGATCTGGGCCGTGCACACGTTCTTCCTGTCCCTGCTGGTCCTCACGGCTGTGGTGGTGACCTGGTTCGCCGGGTTCGTCGTCTACCGCTTGGTGAAGACGCCCCGCTGATGGTCTTCAACCTCGACCTCGACCTGCCCCCCGAGCTCGCGCCACTGGCGTGGCTGGTCGGCCGCTGGGAGGGTGCCGGCGTCGTGGGCTACCCCACGATCGAGTCGGCCAACTTCGGTCAGGAGGTCGAGGTCAGCCACGACGGGCGCCCGTTCCTGGAGTGGCACAGTCGCACCTGGCTGTTGAACGACGCCGGTGACAAGGTGCGACCGCTGGCCACCGAGACGGGCTTCTGGCGCCCGGTCGAGGGCGGCGAGGTCGAGCTGCTGCTCGCCCACCCCACCGGCATCGTCGAGCTCTACTACGGGACGGCCGAGCCTGCGAAGATCGCGTTGCGCACCGACGGGGTGCTCCGCAGCCCCCGTGCCAAGGAGTACAACGCCGCAACCCGGCTCTACGGCCTCGTCAACTCCAACCTGCTCTGGGCGATGGACATGGCGGCTGTGGGCCAGTCGCTGCAGAGCCACGTCTCCGCCGAGCTCAAGCGCGTCGCGTAGGCACCCTTGAGCTCCTCTGCGCGCATCCTCACCGTCTGCACCGGCAACATCTGCCGCTCGCCCTTCCTCGAGCGCACCCTCCAGTCCGAGCTCGACCGTTCCTGGGGGCCGGGCGAGGTCCAGGTGCACAGCGCCGGCACGGGTGCGCTGACCGGGTCGGCGATGGACCCCGAGGCGCGTGCGCGCCTCGAAGCCCAGGGGTATGCCGCGAACGGCTTCGTCGCTCGTGACCTGACCGCGGACCTGGTGGCTGGGGCAGACCTCGTGCTCACCGCGACCCGCGCCCACCGGGGCAAGGTGGCGGCAGTGCACCCCCGGGCCCTGCGCTACGTCTTCGCCTTCCGGGAGTTCGCGGACCTCGTCACCGGTGTCTCGGACGACGACCTGCAGGTGCCGAGTGCCGACGCGGGCGAGCACATCCGCCGCGTCGTCGCCCTGGCCGCTGCCCAGCGCGGTGCCAGGCCGCCACTGGATGACAGTGAGGCAGACATCGTCGACCCGTATCGCCGCGCAGCGGAGGTCTTCGACCAGATGACCGGACAGATCATGGCCGCCCTCCCCACCGT includes these proteins:
- a CDS encoding low molecular weight phosphatase family protein yields the protein MSSSARILTVCTGNICRSPFLERTLQSELDRSWGPGEVQVHSAGTGALTGSAMDPEARARLEAQGYAANGFVARDLTADLVAGADLVLTATRAHRGKVAAVHPRALRYVFAFREFADLVTGVSDDDLQVPSADAGEHIRRVVALAAAQRGARPPLDDSEADIVDPYRRAAEVFDQMTGQIMAALPTVARALGRP
- a CDS encoding FABP family protein, which gives rise to MVFNLDLDLPPELAPLAWLVGRWEGAGVVGYPTIESANFGQEVEVSHDGRPFLEWHSRTWLLNDAGDKVRPLATETGFWRPVEGGEVELLLAHPTGIVELYYGTAEPAKIALRTDGVLRSPRAKEYNAATRLYGLVNSNLLWAMDMAAVGQSLQSHVSAELKRVA